In Nocardia asteroides, a single genomic region encodes these proteins:
- a CDS encoding class I adenylate-forming enzyme family protein: MTMAADPRQLAAQVAAKLAGPGGPFALTVEPVLGTQLPVFVHRRRSLGTALTDSRGWGDRDYLVTAERRWTYTEHADAAGALAAGLAARYGVGRGDRIAILAANSPEWVIAFWAAQSLGAIAAGYNAWWAPREIDYALGHSTPAVVIADAARAERITGTDIPVLTIEHDLPALLAEFAGAAPETPVDEDDPAVILYTSGTSGRPKGVVHTHRNLLAVTEYHRFTEAMADTFAGLAFDPERPSAKRWLLSSPLFHIASLHNLVVPRIATGAAVIFPDNKFDADRVLRLIERERVTHWGAVPTMAIRLLEQNLAEYDLSSLSAFSLNTAPSSPALHQRLREALPVQLATSYGLTEAGTAGTLATPPELAAFPETVGSPIIGVTLAIRDPEGNDLPDGAEGEICVRSPYVMLGYWNDPAATAAALDGERWLRTGDFGLLRDGRLYLVGRRSDLILRGGENVYPTEIENVLDEHPAVAESAVFGVADPDLGQAVAALVVTTSPVTAEELREFAAARLAYFKVPAHWRFTPEALPRNATGKVVRRDLSL, from the coding sequence ATGACGATGGCGGCAGATCCGCGGCAGCTCGCCGCGCAGGTGGCGGCGAAACTCGCCGGACCCGGCGGCCCGTTCGCGCTCACCGTCGAGCCGGTGCTCGGCACGCAGCTCCCGGTCTTCGTGCACCGCCGACGCTCGCTCGGCACCGCGCTCACCGACTCCAGGGGCTGGGGCGACCGCGACTACCTGGTCACCGCCGAGCGCCGCTGGACCTACACCGAGCACGCCGACGCCGCTGGCGCGCTGGCCGCCGGGCTGGCCGCACGCTACGGAGTCGGCAGGGGCGACCGGATCGCCATCCTCGCCGCCAACTCCCCGGAGTGGGTGATCGCCTTCTGGGCGGCGCAGAGCCTCGGCGCCATCGCCGCCGGGTACAACGCCTGGTGGGCGCCGCGCGAGATCGACTACGCGCTCGGCCACTCCACCCCGGCCGTGGTGATCGCCGACGCCGCCAGGGCCGAGCGCATCACCGGCACCGACATCCCCGTGCTCACCATCGAGCACGACCTCCCCGCGCTGCTCGCCGAGTTCGCCGGCGCCGCCCCGGAGACCCCGGTCGACGAGGACGACCCCGCGGTCATCCTCTACACCAGCGGCACCAGCGGCAGGCCCAAGGGCGTCGTGCACACGCACCGCAACCTGCTCGCCGTCACCGAGTACCACCGCTTCACCGAGGCCATGGCCGACACCTTCGCCGGGCTCGCCTTCGACCCCGAGCGCCCGAGCGCCAAGCGCTGGCTGCTCAGCTCGCCGCTCTTCCACATCGCCAGCCTGCACAACCTGGTGGTGCCGCGGATCGCCACCGGTGCGGCGGTGATCTTCCCGGACAACAAGTTCGACGCCGACCGGGTACTGCGGCTGATCGAGCGCGAACGGGTCACGCACTGGGGCGCGGTGCCGACCATGGCGATCCGGCTGCTGGAGCAGAACCTGGCCGAGTACGACCTCTCCTCGCTCAGCGCCTTCTCGCTGAACACCGCGCCCTCCTCGCCCGCGCTGCACCAGCGGCTGCGGGAGGCGCTGCCGGTGCAGCTCGCGACCAGCTACGGCCTCACCGAGGCGGGCACCGCGGGCACCTTGGCGACGCCGCCGGAGCTGGCGGCCTTCCCGGAGACGGTGGGCAGCCCGATCATCGGCGTCACCCTCGCCATCCGCGACCCCGAGGGCAACGACCTGCCCGACGGAGCCGAGGGCGAGATCTGCGTGCGCAGCCCGTACGTCATGCTCGGCTACTGGAACGACCCGGCCGCCACCGCCGCAGCGCTCGACGGGGAGCGCTGGCTGCGCACCGGCGACTTCGGGCTGCTCCGCGACGGGCGGCTCTACCTGGTGGGGCGGCGCAGCGACCTCATCCTGCGCGGCGGCGAGAACGTGTACCCGACCGAGATCGAGAACGTCCTGGACGAGCACCCCGCGGTCGCCGAATCGGCGGTCTTCGGCGTCGCCGACCCCGACCTCGGGCAGGCGGTGGCGGCGCTGGTGGTCACCACCAGCCCGGTCACCGCCGAGGAGCTGCGCGAGTTCGCGGCGGCCCGGCTCGCCTACTTCAAGGTGCCCGCGCACTGGCGGTTCACCCCGGAGGCACTGCCGCGCAACGCGACCGGCAAAGTCGTCCGGCGCGACCTATCGCTCTGA